Proteins encoded together in one Asterias rubens chromosome 4, eAstRub1.3, whole genome shotgun sequence window:
- the LOC117288939 gene encoding ras-responsive element-binding protein 1-like isoform X1 has protein sequence MVKRLRRDMAVRLKRMPDFSGGEGEKEVPSSTDGQIADIQEVDMADVKNRQSSMRETRGSHSGAKKDQKIKKTKPVAQLRSERPGLRRTSRKNAAQRYKLGKIAAAEENRMIGAELRSERRRSTEGVAKVKAPSGKKSKGASKSLNNSPVNGVTDDVSLETDVDKDELESQQVDNLRDVSAVDKPDLPESIHQVPNSRGSSELKRPTAMSSLPAESDVQPLNLAASIDCGDQRETGDVTPSLPMEEDDGDSTSNDQAAALSVGDSSHHDAGLDPLGGEVSGDWGCTPAKSEEVKTESVQSDSPSGERRETTTGTKGGTEPSKRPAGSPSDTSVLADPNWVKGIYKRRRPMEEGNTCLTCPVCSEEFQEKHHLTLHFREHNTTTMDGMMHSCKLCGKKLSSTSSLDRHMLIHSGERPHRCPICPMAFTTNGNMRRHIRTHEKGAAVSTEGEYVTETAYSKPRKRIPSKRLLDSDELDKESTSPQKRLALEDEDSPLKSRVKEEELTCPICGKAFLCHYGLQTHMDLHPNVIIKCDMCEATFKNHRGLRMHTLMSHKKPSPTKTTPAPDVPLGFQDLGSVADISCDKFPLIAQVWCERNVRRCNSIVHQFICQVCSKAFPCSSALDLHKKKNHSAMDMTMTSQVEDVGLKNGKENVLLQKAKPTDKVSAFYSKLPHTFPSQVQFLATLNLKPSPSPIVKNASNKNMASVQQATPTKSKFPFTDQGFASDDEVEADRDFADVGKILTLTTSASSNPLLMLKHLSRGVKQSPVKASALSSTSTSLASKPKSKVTFASKPPPAHSHLPDQYKTHIRQADHEPRSGDPATEMHFPMEVARDETKVEHAATSTQEKTSQDVGSESEPNEVEKTEEAAGDSKNEKKTGKYVCKHCQENFPQYSALKIHLRSHLGLTPFKCLLCDYSSADKSTLVRHMRTHSGERPYSCKMCDFPFTTKANCERHIKKRHGKETKIDIELNITHNTSGGPPGEASPNKFRAPDTLCKLCNREFRFFRDLQNHLKVHQRTPSKFFCLKCQTGLSSKNNCARHITKCHPEIEKDDLDNFMMVKQVETKDISQTMANSFASNGEQLSPIDFSRKSPLAASDSDLSDQSWLSAYTLPNMTDVDAPIDLSLPKEKNSSFLPPVDSSLGRLRFKRVYHKFYSKVIDALVCPHCSRAFKRGSVFKEHIRSHITERPNRCYYCKAAFTMKDSLDKHIERRHGDESKSESPAQSFIPKVATPMQFKLMSRSSQGLRVRIAHESVEATDMSVEHLLENQTLKSPGSSFGSDASGELASVSKILAASSNNFQVCFPPTGAQVKPKGEKDGVKETGDNENKNEFAVPENPTNKSEDQTEWDTPARSDIELSEEYDLVIDESIASSSESTTGLETQKPKERVTERDRSNLPTKEMCPYCNRKFPWISSLRRHILTHTGLKPFQCPQCNSSFSTKSNCERHIVRRHCLNASPGSKAPELPFTCLEGCPDCAYSTKLKLIKHYEVQHVGVPFPECYKNEVKKLPASVIRNALARRASKLGGTRPFGSSEFRSRVGMSGVTLKLTRHKPLLKRRHSSHDEKPLSLVKKTVTGEEGKPLDGFSRKKHLFSHKGKPFPIVFKKKKRKSLPTMVNINGSRPGASRVGDQVNSQPVLDLSVTSEDINLITESLGYVTGEGSGQPSRRKGKSKRKNARHSCSNCCKRFKSATTLKRHYRVHTLEHPFRCTECSASFTTKFNCQRHMLKLHGKSKEETLRLIAKQKSAMSSENDGEGNQELAESGVKENGFIEDPEVPRGVKDADVGGSSKGMGDESQDTDEDENEDNKEDLEEGEVRDDDGDSETDDFGEDGEMEVGETASDLEETNMEGSNFDSTWDEDSTEGPSDNPASDVKMPRGRGRDVFVSGTADNSDIIQNLLGIQDSSVIDQMLDSADSAAKLLGVE, from the exons ATGGTGAAAAGACTTCGGCGTGACATGGCCGTGCGTTTGAAGAGGATGCCTG ATTTTTCTGGAGGCGAAGGGGAAAAGGAAGTCCCATCCTCGACTGATGGACAAATTGCTGACATCCAGGAAGTGGACATGGCGGACGTTAAGAACAGACAAAGCAGCATGAGAGAAACTAGGGGGAGCCACTCAGGTGCTAAGAAGGATCAAAAGATCAAGAAGACCAAGCCTGTTGCTCAACTCAGATCAGAGCGTCCGGGTCTCAGACGGACCTCGCGTAAGAACGCTGCTCAGCGATATAAACTGGGAAAGATCGCTGCGGCTGAGGAGAACAGGATGATTGGTGCTGAGTTAAGAAGTGAAAGACGACGCTCTACTGAAGGAGTAGCGAAGGTGAAAGCGCCAAGTGGGAAGAAGAGCAAGGGGGCGTCAAAGAGTTTGAATAACTCCCCAGTGAATGGAGTGACAGATGATGTTAGTTTGGAAACTGATGTAGACAAGGATGAATTGGAAAGTCAACAGGTGGACAACCTGAGGGATGTAAGCGCCGTAGACAAACCTGACCTGCCTGAGAGTATCCATCAAGTACCCAATAGCCGTGGGTCCTCTGAGCTCAAGAGACCCACGGCAATGTCATCGTTACCTGCTGAGTCAGATGTACAACCCTTGAATCTGGCTGCCAGCATTGATTGCGGAGATCAACGTGAGACAGGTGATGTAACGCCGTCGTTACCGATGGAAGAGGATGACGGTGACTCGACGAGTAATGACCAAGCAGCAGCGTTGTCGGTCGGCGATTCATCTCATCATGATGCTGGCCTGGATCCACTCGGAGGGGAGGTGAGTGGCGACTGGGGATGTACCCCGGCCAAATCAGAGGAAGTCAAGACTGAGTCAGTGCAGAGTGACAGCCCAAGTGGGGAGAGGAGAGAGACGACGACTGGCACCAAAGGAGGGACGGAGCCCAGCAAGAGGCCGGCCGGCTCACCCTCTGACACATCCGTACTGGCAGATCCAAATTGGGTAAAG GGTATTTACAAGCGTCGTCGCCCGATGGAGGAGGGCAACACCTGCCTCACCTGCCCGGTCTGCTCCGAAGAATTCCAGGAGAAACATCACTTGACGTTACACTTCAGAGAACACAACACCACCACCATGGACGGCATGATGCATTCCTGTAAGCTGTGCGGTAAGAAACTCAGCTCCACTAGCTCCCTGGATCGTCACATGTTGATTCATTCTGGGGAGAGACCGCACAGGTGCCCTATCTGCCCCATGGCGTTTACAACGAATGGGAATATGAGGCGGCATATCCGGACCCATGAGAAAGGTGCTGCAGTAAGCACGGAAGGAGAGTACGTTACTGAGACGGCGTACAGTAAGCCGCGTAAACGAATCCCATCCAAACGTCTTCTTGACTCAGATGAGCTTGACAAAGAGTCGACTTCTCCGCAAAAGCGCCTTGCCCTTGAGGATGAAGATAGTCCTCTCAAATCCAGAGTCAAGGAGGAGGAATTGACTTGCCCTATCTGCGGTAAAGCCTTCTTGTGTCACTACGGGCTCCAGACCCACATGGATCTTCACCCCAATGTCATCATAAAGTGCGATATGTGTGAGGCGACATTCAAGAATCACCGAGGCCTGCGTATGCACACCCTGATGTCTCACAAGAAACCCAGTCCTACCAAGACGACTCCTGCCCCGGATGTACCTTTAGGCTTTCAAGATCTCGGTAGCGTTGCAGACATCTCGTGTGATAAGTTCCCTCTGATAGCTCAAGTGTGGTGCGAGCGAAATGTACGCCGTTGTAACAGCATCGTGCACCAGTTCATATGTCAGGTGTGCTCTAAGGCATTCCCATGCTCTAGCGCCCTCGACCTTCATAAAAAGAAGAACCACTCCGCTATGGATATGACTATGACGAGCCAAGTGGAAGATGTCGGCCTCAAGAATGGTAAAGAAAACGTCCTGCTCCAAAAAGCCAAGCCTACTGATAAAGTTAGCGCTTTTTACAGTAAACTTCCACATACATTCCCATCTCAGGTACAGTTCTTGGCCACATTGAACCTCAAACCCAGCCCGTCTCCCATTGTGAAAAATgcatcaaacaaaaacatggcaTCGGTGCAGCAAGCAACGCCAACTAAAAGCAAATTTCCCTTCACGGATCAAGGATTTGCCTCCGATGATGAAGTCGAAGCAGATAGAGATTTTGCTGACGTGGGGAAGATATTGACGCTGACGACATCAGCGTCCAGTAACCCCCTCTTGATGCTGAAGCATCTCAGCCGAGGTGTGAAGCAGTCTCCAGTAAAAGCATCAGCCTTATCATCTACCTCAACCTCCTTGGCATCCAAACCAAAGTCCAAAGTAACCTTTGCGAGTAAACCCCCACCCGCTCACTCTCATTTGCCGGACCAATACAAAACCCACATCAGACAAGCGGATCACGAGCCCCGCTCAGGAGATCCAGCCACAGAGATGCACTTTCCCATGGAAGTTGCCAGGGACGAGACCAAGGTGGAGCATGCAGCAACAAGTACACAGGAGAAAACATCTCAAGATGTTGGAAGCGAATCCGAGCCGAATGAGGTGGAGAAAACCGAAGAGGCGGCGGGAGACTCTAAGAATGAGAAGAAGACCGGTAAATACGTCTGCAAACACTGTCAGGAAAACTTCCCACAGTACAGCGCTTTGAAGATACATCTTCGCAGCCACTTGGGGCTAACACCTTTCAAGTGTCTATTGTGTGACTACTCCAGTGCTGATAAGAGCACCTTAGTGAGGCATATGAGAACCCATAGTGGGGAGCGCCCTTATTCTTGCAAGATGTGTGACTTTCCTTTCACAACGAAGGCTAACTGCGAGCGACACATCAAGAAACGACATGGAAAAGAGACGAAGATAGACATCGAGTTGAACATTACTCACAACACATCAGGTGGACCCCCGGGGGAGGCATCCCCTAATAAGTTCCGGGCTCCGGACACACTCTGCAAGCTCTGCAACCGCGAGTTCAGATTCTTCAGAGATTTACAAAATCACTTGAAGGTTCATCAACGAACTCCGAGTAAGTTCTTTTGCCTCAAATGCCAGACGGGCTTAAGTTCCAAGAACAACTGCGCCCGTCACATCACCAAATGCCACCCTGAGATCGAGAAGGACGATCTCGATAACTTCATGATGGTCAAGCAGGTCGAGACTAAGGACATATCTCAAACCATGGCCAACTCATTTGCCAGTAACGGAGAACAATTATCGCCAATTGACTTCAGCAGGAAATCTCCTCTTGCAGCTTCCGATAGCGACCTGAGTGACCAATCATGGCTGAGTGCCTACACCTTGCCCAACATGACTGACGTGGATGCACCCATCGACCTGAGTCTACCCAAGGAGAAAAACTCCTCCTTTCTTCCTCCAGTTGACAGCAGTCTCGGCCGACTACGGTTCAAACGGGTGTATCACAAGTTCTACAGCAAGGTGATCGATGCCTTAGTGTGTCCGCACTGCAGTCGAGCATTCAAGCGTGGTTCGGTATTCAAAGAACACATCCGATCCCACATCACAGAGCGCCCTAACCGCTGCTACTATTGTAAAGCTGCATTCACCATGAAGGATAGCCTGGATAAACATATTGAACGTCGACACGGTGACGAGTCAAAGAGTGAGTCACCCGCTCAGTCCTTCATCCCCAAAGTAGCCACCCCGATGCAATTTAAGCTCATGTCTCGCTCGAGTCAAGGCCTTAGAGTTCGGATTGCCCATGAATCAGTTGAGGCCACTGATATGTCTGTCGAGCATTTACTTGAGAACCAAACTCTCAAGTCCCCAGGTAGTAGCTTCGGGTCGGACGCAAGCGGGGAGCTGGCTAGCGTTTCCAAGATTCTAGCCGCGAGCAGCAACAACTTCCAGGTCTGTTTCCCACCGACTGGGGCCCAGGTAAAGCCGAAAGGAGAGAAAGATGGTGTAAAAGAAACCGGAGAcaacgaaaacaaaaatgagtttGCAGTTCCAGAAAATCCCACCAATAAATCTGAAGATCAGACGGAGTGGGACACACCAGCACGATCAGATATTGAGCTATCAGAGGAGTACGATTTAGTCATCGATGAATCCATTGCGTCATCGTCAGAATCTACAACTGGGCTTGAGACACAAAAGCCCAAAGAGCGGGTCACTGAACGAGACAGATCCAACCTACCCACGAAGGAGATGTGTCCGTACTGCAACCGTAAGTTTCCCTGGATCAGCTCACTGCGCCGTCACATCCTGACGCACACTGGCCTCAAACCATTCCAGTGCCCTCAGTGTAACAGTAGCTTCTCAACGAAGTCGAATTGCGAGAGACACATTGTACGTAGACACTGTCTCAATGCCAGCCCTGGTTCTAAAGCTCCAGAACTCCCCTTCACTTGCCTAGAGGGATGCCCCGACTGTGCTTACTCCACCAAACTAAAGCTCATCAAACACTACGAGGTCCAGCATGTTGGAGTGCCCTTTCCCGAGTGCTACAAGAACGAAGTCAAGAAACTACCCGCATCTGTCATCAGAAATGCTCTGGCGAGACGAGCATCGAAGCTTGGAGGAACTCGCCCTTTTGGGAGCTCCGAATTCCGCAGCCGAGTAGGGATGTCAGGCGTAACTCTTAAGCTGACTCGACATAAACCTCTTTTAAAGAGGAGACATTCATCCCATGATGAGAAACCGCTCTCCCTCGTTAAGAAGACGGTGACCGGTGAAGAGGGAAAACCCCTCGATGGCTTTTCCAGGAAGAAACATCTCTTTTCTCATAAGGGTAAACCTTTTCCAATCgttttcaaaaagaagaagaggaagtCTCTGCCGACGATGGTGAATATCAATGGCAGCAGGCCCGGTGCATCCAGAGTAGGCGATCAAGTTAACAGCCAACCTGTATTGGATCTGTCAGTGACCAGTGAAGATATTAATCTCATCACAGAAAGTCTCGGATACGTCACTGGTGAGGGTAGCGGGCAACCGTCACGCCGTAAGGGCAAATCCAAACGTAAGAATGCTCGCCACTCCTGCAGCAACTGTTGCAAACGATTCAAAAGTGCGACCACGTTGAAACGACATTACCGAGTCCACACTCTAGAGCACCCATTCCGCTGTACGGAGTGCTCTGCTAGCTTCACCACAAAGTTCAACTGTCAGCGTCACATGCTGAAACTTCACGGCAAGAGCAAAGAGGAAACTCTAAGACTCATTGCGAAACAGAAGTCAGCGATGTCATCTGAGAATGATGGTGAAGGGAACCAAGAACTTGCAGAGTCTGGTGTCAAGGAAAATGGTTTCATCGAAGATCCAGAGGTCCCTAGAGGTGTCAAGGATGCGGACGTAGGAGGAAGCTCTAAGGGGATGGGTGATGAGAGCCAAGACACAGATGAAGATGAGAATGAAGATAATAAGGAGGATCTAGAGGAGGGTGAGGTGCGGGATGATGACGGTGACTCGGAAACTGATGACTTTGGTGAAGACGGCGAGATGGAGGTTGGTGAAACAGCCTCGGACCTTGAGGAAACCAACATGGAAGGGAGTAACTTTGATTCAACCTGGGATGAAGATTCCACCGAGGGACCGTCTGATAATCCGGCCAGCGATGTTAAGATGCCAAGAGGTCGTGGGAGAGATGTCTTTGTTTCCGGGACGGCGGATAATTCAGATATTATTCAGAATCTTCTTGGGATACAGGATTCCTCCGTTATTGATCAGATGTTGGATTCTGCCGATTCTGCTGCCAAGCTCCTCGGTGTTGAATGA